A single Corticium candelabrum chromosome 12, ooCorCand1.1, whole genome shotgun sequence DNA region contains:
- the LOC134188266 gene encoding uncharacterized protein LOC134188266 — MSARDPSLRRRLKHHYEYLVNELMIPNYLGLFFSADVISMREMETLREMRVRHEQTTRFIDDLLRKSDDQIAKFLEIVQTKSDAQSHIYETVMSGDIPDRQTAKSFIELESRLQKQPTSASSDPAFDFRSRDPRESYGGYDTTFSETGSETGVENREPVNYSTPVEALIKNPPHECILEVARLLDKPDEMGNSWRRLWFVLIDRPFNESMFRAMREGPTCFVLTRWCQMKPTSQATVERLIKALNDIFRNDVARCLEEYCQVAQTKSRFRNRDCSSLSSLDRTSRRYSTHILMISIN; from the exons ATGTCTGCTCGTGATCCTTCGCTGAGAAGACGCCTAAAGCATCATTATGAGTATCTCGTCAACGAACTCATGATCCCCAACTACTTGGGCCTGTTCTTTTCCGCAGACGTCATTTCGATGAGAGAAATGGAAACGCTGAGAGAAATGAGGGTCAGACACGAACAGACGACACGCTTCATAGACGATCTCTTGCGCAAATCGGACGATCAGATCGCAAAGTTCCTGGAAATTGTACAAACAAAGTCAGACGCTCAGTCACACATCTACGAGACCGTCATGTCTGGTGACATacccgacagacagacagctaagtCGTTTATCGAACTAGAATCACGTCTCCAGAAGCAACCAACATCAGCCTCATCGGATCCAGCGTTTGATTTTAGGTCACGTGACCCAAGAGAATCCTACGGAGGCTACGACACAACTTTTAGTGAGACCGGGAGTGAGACGGGTGTTGAAAATAGAGAACCCG TGAACTACTCAACTCCCGTCGAAGCATTGATCAAAAATCCTCCCCATGAGTGTATTTTGGAAGTCGCTCGTCTTCTCGACAAACCCGATGAAATGGGCAACTCCTGGCGGCGTCTATGGTTTGTACTGATTGACAGACCTTTCAATGAATCGATGTTTAGGGCCATGAGGGAAGGACCGACTTGTTTTGTGTTAACTCGTTGGTGCCAAATGAAGCCAACGTCTCAAGCAACCGTTGAACGTTTGATTAAAGCACTAAATGACATCTTCAGAAACGATGTGGCAAGATGTCTTGAAGAGTATTGTCAG GTTGCTCAGACGAAGAGTCGTTTTAGAAATAGAGATTGCTCATCACTTAGCAGTCTTGATCGAACTTCTAGGAGGTACAGTACGCATATTCTTATGATCTCCATCAATTGA
- the LOC134188072 gene encoding uncharacterized protein LOC134188072 produces the protein MFLHIVVSYDTPVESLIDEPTASCFLEVSKHLDEDDDLGDNWRRLWSELLNRPLNEDVVRKRSEGPTCFLLKQWCRMKPPSEATIGRLMKALNAIYRNDVARVLEKHGAILQQGCNADEVKPEELSRLAKCIKACWKDVALTLAPDLFTVTGEISAIEREQPGSLLVQAKTMLEIWKNQLGVNAQRYSLIKALLDLRLRVQANEVFGEDVVGKVAAQQ, from the exons ATGTTTCTTCACATTGTAGTAAGCTATGATACACCAGTGGAATCTCTCATTGATGaaccaactgcaagttgcttTCTGGAAGTGTCTAAACATttagatgaagatgatgatttAGGAGACAACTGGAGGAGGTTATGGTCTGAGCTGTTAAACAGACCTCTTAATGAAGACGTAGTGAGGAAGAGAAGTGAGGGCCCTACTTGTTTTCTACTGAAGCAATGGTGCAGGATGAAACCTCCCAGTGAAGCTACAATAGGACGACTAATGAAGGCTCTCAATGCAATATACAGAAATGATGTTGCTCGTGTGCTAGAGAAACATGGAGCTATACTACAACAAG GTTGTAATGCTGACGAGGTGAAACCAGAAGAGTTAAGTCGTCTTGCTAAATGCATAAAAGCATGTTGGAAAGACGTTGCCTTAACTTTAGCTCCAGACCTTTTCACAGTTACAGGAGAAATCAGTGCAATAGAACGTGAGCAACCTGGTTCTCTATTGGTTCAAGCTAAAACCATGTTGGAGATCTGGAAAAACCAACTTGGTGTCAACGCTCAACGTTATTCACTAATCAAAGCATTACTTGACTTGAGACTGAGAGTTCAGGCAAATGAAGTATTTGGAGAAGATGTTGTGGGAAAGGTGGCAGCACAGCAGTGA
- the LOC134188265 gene encoding LDLR chaperone boca-like translates to MKNALLLSPLYVSGGDDNSAESAKKKKKKHIRDYTDAEMEELLGGRNLPCCEVVKLATQVSSGMICSNTCWSNEEDKDPDDYAWKKPKQPNVMFDPSKPIDNVEDLLKQSKKGQVLMLFVQVAGDVTKPQAEKLTGQWQLSLFNGNIQIQRYMIDDTKAIFLLEDGSLAWDVKDYLIQQPECRSVEIEQKTYWGKGQDKQIKMQRTRKVTR, encoded by the exons ATGAAGAACGCGTTGCTGTTGTCACCGCTCTACGTAAGCGGAGGTGACGACAACTCAGCAGAATCTgccaagaagaagaaaaagaaacacatcCGGGACTACACAGATGCAGAAATGGAGGAGTTGTTGGGAGGCAGAAATTTACCATGTTGTGAGGTCGTAAAGCTTGCCACGCAAGTCTCTAGTGGCATGATTTGTAGCAACACGTGCTGG aGTAATGAAGAGGACAAGGATCCAGACGATTATGCATGGAAGAAACCCAAACAACCAAACGTCATGTTCGACCCTTCGAAGCCCATCGACAACGTCGAGGATCTCctcaaacaatcaaagaaaggaCAAGTTCTCATGTTGTTCGTCCAAGTCGCAGGCGATGTGACCAAACCACAAGCAGAGAAGCTCACCGGCCAATGGCAATTGTCTCTATTCAACGGAAACATTCAGATCCAGAGATACATGATAGACGACACGAAAGCCATCTTTCTACTCGAAGACGGCAGTTTGGCTTGGGACGTAAAAGACTATCTCATTCAACAACCCGAGTGTCGAAGTGTGGAAATCGAGCAAAAGACGTATTGGGGCAAGGGGCAAGACAAGCAGATAAAGATGCAGAGGACAAGAAAAGTGACGAGATAA
- the LOC134188264 gene encoding uncharacterized protein LOC134188264, whose translation MLIAKGAQVNATDGNGDTSLHVACQKGNTNTVDVLVENDADCNVVNVCGETLLHLACKSRVECVELCDKLISHGVNPHIADREGNLPLHVALKNRLAKTFGCLLQKSGEAILDVLQKVTIDKEDLVAIFSRAHKANDINTCGHIIKFSAKLDPSNRLSLRALNCHTTIGYLLIQRAVKEQNITFCQHLIDHGASVNAEVPHSYRDRTFKDPPLHLAVKVGRSDLCCLLIEHGATIDPKMRGRIGALHLAVVNEQKDVARLLLSHGADVSKVEISGESALKRLETRGNVKMASIIQATETFPEEIVSQGETALRIYLSSCNEGSAVDVFLRVDVVGRDGAGKTSLTKSLTLQKFNRDEPSTRGVVFDPKCQIIVKEACDWTNPLTSADYTEIYEKNVVINMADTLDTPQVKDQYFKSKESEQPMKQKDSHITSKSSKQELHEQPAPVGMELSLPHVPLNGFSQELPITSKKPTTLAVPPPSVASDLLVSSQTSSNSLPVDDSRYLSDIPVTNAKASGGTGMLVATACPVLDQIESDFRNEDNLVVKGDSKSMAGRYSVDLHSSQESKAVNQQTSIPIANFQSAGTNATQVTSILPGSVDAPSTENTTTLPQHIQERVSKILRDRKSHQKAKKEIMLTVLDYAGQNVFYVTHHLIMSKASFMYIVFNASLPMDGKTPCQFCSEDGQIIHIPLFDNETNFDRLEEWVSGVHIMEGDQSRRIMIFEKEGIRSPAMFLVGTHVDELKEQPGMMEKQDAFIRKKLEGTVLAEHIIWASKDVMCFYVDNTVTDPDSGVVDPQVKLLRQKTEDVAHKVAQHHRLPIRWLKYEQKVREVKVSYPTKKTTTVDELLQLAMNAAGIKSREELLVLLQYLSSRAVLMYHPMALKSGDDEEVVLDVEWFVSQLQKVITIYMEGDVPPMLWNDVKRSKEKGIMTMSLVRHLLSDAGSAQRLIVSLMRHYDLLCEYSVLEEENLKTASDYHDFLSLEGGGESHCEVKRDVFESKACFIPCLLEHAAGLESCKMNDELKSLPLILSSAPICIPQPLFYRVLTLLCKRFRRLAVIYRNVGYFHIYPGHRLEFALNRYNFQMTVLSETHAPLNAKVCVAVREWIVDVVDKAKQQGMPGLTLQLGFECDVSTSTSNIEFISLDGYQNSRFQLYSSVMKREVQPPLRLSLWKVKRCYPSMLPLNYHGTTVVYLLSCLYY comes from the exons ATGCTCATAGCAAAGGGAGCTCAAGTGAATGCTACAGATGGCAATGGAGACACATCTCTACATGTTGCATGTCAGAAAGGAAATACGAACACAGTTGATGTGTTAGTTGAAAATGATGCTGATTGCAATGTAGTGAATGTGTGTGGTGAGACATTACTGCACTTGGCTTGCAAGAGTCGTGTTGaatgtgttgagttgtgtgatAAGTTGATATCACATGGAGTGAACCCTCATATAGCTGACAGAGAAGGAAACTTACCTTTACATGTTGCTTTGAAGAACAGACTTGCTAAGACATTTGGCTGTTTGCTGCAAAAGTCAGGTGAAGCCATATTAGATGTCTTACAGAAGGTGACTATTGACAAAGAAGATCTTGTAGCCATTTTCAGTAGAGCTCATAAAGCTAACGACATTAATACTTGTGGtcatattattaaatttagtgCTAAGTTAGACCCTTCAAATAGATTATCTCTGAGAGCACTAAACTGTCATACAACAATAGGATACTTACTCATTCAGAGAGCAGTGAAAGAACAGAATATTACATTTTGTCAGCATTTGATTGATCATGGCGCATCTGTAAATGCAGAAGTACCTCACAGCTATCGAGATCGTACTTTTAAGGACCCTCCTTTACATCTAGCAGTGAAGGTGGGACGTTCAGATTTATGTTGTTTGCTGATAGAACACGGTGCTACTATTGACCCCAAGATGAGAGGCAGAATAGGTGCATTGCATTTAGCTGTTGTTAATGAGCAGAAAGATGTAGCAAGACTACTTCTGTCTCATGGCGCTGATGTGAGTAAAGTTGAAATTAGTGGAGAATCTGCTTTGAAGAGATTAGAAACACGAGGAAATGTCAAAATGGCATCAATCATTCAGGCTACCG aAACATTTCCTGAAGAGATTGTGTCCCAAGGAGAGACAGCATTGCGTATCTATCTGTCAAGTTGTAATGAGGGATCAGCAGTGGATGTGTTTTTacgtgttgatgttgttggtCGTGATGGTGCCGGCAAGACGAGCTTAACAAAATCTCTCACTCTGCAGAAGTTCAATCGTGATGAGCCGAGCACAAGAGGAGTGGTGTTTGATCCAAAGTGTCAGATTATTGTGAAGGAAGCATGTGACTGGACCAACCCTCTCACAAGCGCTGACTACACAGAAATTTATGAGAAGAATGTTGTGATCAATATGGCAGATACACTCGACACACCACAAGTGAAAGATCAATATTTTAAGTCCAAAGAAAGTGAACAGCCAATGAAACAGAAAGACTCCCACATTACAAGCAAATCATCAAAGCAAGAGTTACATGAGCAACCTGCTCCTGTTGGCATGGAGCTTTCACTGCCTCATGTACCACTTAATGGTTTTTCTCAGGAGTTGCCCATTACTTCTAAAAAACCAACAACTTTAGCAGTTCCACCACCATCTGTTGCGTCAGATTTGTTGGTGTCATCACAAACGTCATCAAATTCGTTGCCAGTTGATGACTCTAGATATTTGTCTGACATCCCAGTCACAAATGCAAAAGCATCAGGTGGTACAGGCATGCTTGTTGCTACAGCATGTCCCGTGTTAGATCAGATTGAATCAGATTTTAGAAATGAAGACAATTTAGTTGTCAAAGGAGACAGCAAATCTATGGCTGGAAGATATTCGGTTGATTTACACAGCAGTCAGGAAAGTAAAGCAGTAAACCAGCAGACAAGCATTCCAATTGCAAATTTCCAATCGGCAGgaacaaatgcaacacaagTGACATCGATATTGCCTGGCAGTGTTGACGCTCCTTCTACTGAGAATACAACTACTCTACCTCAACACATTCAAGAAAGGGTTTCCAAGATTTTGAGAGACCGAAAGTCTCATCAAAAGGCTAAAAAAGAAATCATGCTTACTGTGTTGGACTATGCTGGTCAGAATGTGTTCTATGTCACACATCATTTGATCATGTCAAAAGCTAGTTTTATGTACATCGTGTTTAATGCTTCTCTACCAATGGACGGCAAGACTCCATGTCAGTTTTGCTCAGAAGATGGACAAATTATCCACATTCCTTTGTTTGATAACGAAACAAACTTTGATCGATTGGAAGAGTGGGTATCGGGTGTTCATATCATGGAAGGTGATCAGTCACGTCGTATCATGATATTTGAGAAAGAAGGAATCAGATCACCTGCCATGTTTCTAGTAGGAACGCATGTTGATGAGCTAAAGGAGCAACCAGGGATGATGGAGAAACAGGACGCATTCATAAGGAAGAAACTGGAGGGCACAGTGCTGGCGGAGCATATCATATGGGCATCTAAAGATGTAATGTGTTTCTATGTGGATAACACAGTGACAGATCCAGACAGTGGAGTCGTAGATCCACAGGTGAAATTACTTCGTCAGAAGACAGAGGATGTGGCTCACAAGGTAGCCCAACATCACAGATTGCCCATCAGATGGCTCAAGTATGAGCAGAAGGTACGAGAAGTGAAAGTCTCTTAtccaacaaagaagacgacaactgttgatgaatTACTGCAGCTTGCCATGAATGCTGCTGGAATCAAAAGTCGAGAGGAGCTGTTGGTGTTGCTGCAGTATTTGAGTAGTCGTGCAGTGTTGATGTATCATCCCATGGCATTGAAGAGTGGAGATGATGAAGAAGTCGTGTTAGATGTGGAATGGTTTGTATCACAGCTGCAGAAAGTGATCACGATATACATGGAAGGTGATGTTCCTCCCATGTTATGGAATGATGTAAAACGCAGCAAAGAGAAAGGCATCATGACAATGTCTCTTGTGAGACATCTTTTATCAGATGCCGGTTCTGCTCAACGTCTCATTGTGTCACTGATGAGGCACTATGATTTGCTGTGTGAGTATTCTGTTTTGGAAGAGGAGAATCTGAAGACAGCAAGTGATTACCATGATTTTCTTAGTCTGGAAGGAGGAGGTGAATCACATTGTGAAGTCAAACGAGACGTGTTTGAGAGTAAGGCTTGCTTCATTCCTTGTCTTTTGGAGCATGCAGCTGGTCTTGAGTCATGCAAGATGAATGATGAGCTGAAGTCATTGCCCCTCATCTTGTCATCTGCTCCCATTTGCATTCCTCAGCCATTATTCTACAGAGTACTGACTCTTCTCTGTAAACGGTTTCGTCGCTTGGCAGTTATTTATCGCAATGTGGGCTACTTCCACATCTATCCTGGTCATCGACTGGAGTTTGCTCTCAACAGATACAACTTTCAAATGACTGTGTTGTCAGAGACACACGCTCCTCTCAATGCCAaggtgtgtgttgctgttcgTGAGTGGATTGTTGATGTTGTCGACAAGGCAAAACAGCAAGGAATGCCGGGATTGACGTTGCAGTTGGGATTTGAATGTGATGTGTCTACATCCACTTCTAACATTGAGTTTATCTCTTTGGATGGATATCAAAATTCTCGTTTTCAGCTCTACAGCAGTGTGATGAAACGAGAAGTTCAACCTCCTCTCAGACTTTCTCTCTG GAAAGTGAAACGATGTTATCCTTCTATGCTGCCTCTCAACTATCACGGCACAACAGTAGTATATTTATTGTCTTGCTTATATTATTAG
- the LOC134187974 gene encoding uncharacterized protein LOC134187974 gives MAFTIQLHTGERSRADDVEVLISLYGREEDVQDILLDRKNSVKKDQPHLFHAGQVDEFKVEHKPIGDINVIRVEIRPSSVDQEDWFLEFASVQHDSGTIYTFPCNKWFSQVKGDGRTVRNLLRGPLPEDPRKDAWSASHFYNKILKQPLPTSAEVARKRLDEICEIIRFKNWGGTVRVKRVRVFFPTAVEQVADVIKLASIAGLKVRSTGSTHSWSMLYADIDQVLINPENMGPKDEKVVLNEDRTQVTIMTNATTLELKRKQLREDFNIMSNVILDSVTYGGTVNTGCHGVGKGCPALPDMVDSLELVNDQGWLVTYSKANDGEDFMKAVSTNLGLFGFVYKMTLDVEPRQVIVKTENVFQSVRDVLTDASKLKTLAEANWSTEIFWFPYNTMVEIGNRLRGMTKKEFEQLPAPKAEEWDPLNDDCWIRLVNEDTEDNTPEDCRFYFAQALTDMVQHLSMKIITPLLSLFPQLNPYFCHIGNLVLKTQPAVLYQQLPHAIHYRKFINWAPVRDMEFAFVIDDDYENIVEACQVVVTKIQERALRGSFPMNICLEMRFMSESTSLLCPAVVGQSSPNSELKTAYIEILSLVYTKEWDEFCEEVAVAWSQIGGKQNVKPLIHWAKEMDALPDLPAYIWANNGTRMQEFLTHLGSKVDLEKKLFFNQFLDGIFFPPPEMVPPSSRR, from the exons ATGGCTTTCACTATACAATTGCATACTGGAGAGAGATCTAGAGCAGATGATGTTGAAGTTCTTATCTCATTGTATGGTCGAGAGGAAGATGTTCAGGATATCTTGTTAGACAGAAAGAATTCTGTAAAGAAGGACCAGCCACACTTGTTTCATGCAGGACAA GTAGATGAATTCAAAGTAGAGCACAAACCGATAGGAGACATCAATGTCATAAGAGTGGAGATTCGTCCTTCTTCTGTCGATCAAGAAGACTGGTTCTTGGAGTTTGCTTCCGTTCAGCATGATTCGGGTACTATCTACACGTTCCCTTGCAACAAGTGGTTCTCACAAGTAAAAGGTGACGGACGCACTGTCCGTAACCTTCTCAgag GACCGTTGCCGGAAGATCCACGTAAAGACGCTTGGTCTGCGTCACATTTCTACAACAAGATTTTGAAACAGCCACTACCTACGAGTGCAGAAGTAGCCAGAAAAAGACTGGACGAAATAT GCGAAATAATTCGTTTCAAGAACTGGGGCGGTACCGTCCGCGTGAAAAGAGTCCGTGTCTTCTTCCCAACTGCTGTAGAGCAAGTCGCAGATGTCATCAAGTTGGCATCGATTGCGGGATTGAAAGTACGCTCGACAGGCAGTACACACAGTTGGTCCATGTTGTATGCAGATATTGATCAAGTTCTCATCAATCCCGAGAATATGGGACCCAAAGACGAGAAGGTTGTTCTGAATGAGGATCGTACGCAAGTGACGATTATGACAAACGCCACGACTCTGGAGCTCAAACGAAAACAGCTACGTGAAGACTTTAACATCATGTCAAACGTTATTCTTGACTCGGTCACTTATGGCGGAACCGTCAACACTGGATGTCAC GGTGTTGGCAAAGGTTGTCCAGCCTTACCTGATATGGTAGACAGTCTAGAGCTGGTCAATGATCAGGGATGGTTGGTCACTTACAGTAAAGCCAACGACGGAGAAGACTTCATGAAGGCAGTCTCAACAAATCTTGGACTGTTCGGTTTTGTTTACAAAATGACACTGGACGTTGAACCGAGACAAGTGATCGTCAAAACTGAAAACGTATTCCAATCTGTGAGAGACGTTCTGACCGATGCCAGCAAACTTAAA ACACTTGCAGAGGCCAACTGGTCGACGGAAATATTTTGGTTTCCGTATAACACTATGGTCGAGATTGGAAACAGGCTGAGGGGaatgacaaagaaagaatTTGAACAGTTGCCTGCTCCAAAGGCAGAAGAGTGGGACCCACTCAACGACGATTGCTGGATACGGCTGGTCAACGAAGACACtg AAGACAACACACCAGAAGACTGCAGATTTTACTTCGCACAAGCCTTGACAGACATGGTGCAACATCTGAGCATGAAGATAATTACTCCACTGCTATCCCTATTTCCACAGCTCAATCCTTACTTCTGCCACATCGGCAACCTTGTGCTCAAAACACAACCTGCAGT GCTTTACCAACAACTGCCCCATGCTATTCACTACAGGAAGTTTATCAATTGGGCTCCAGTGCGTGACATGGAGTTTGCATTTGTGATCGACGACGATTATGAAAACATTGTTGAAGCTTGTCAA GTTGTGGTGACAAAGATACAGGAGCGCGCGTTACGAGGCAGCTTTCCCATGAATATTTGCTTGGAAATGAGGTTCATGAGTGAAAGCACCAGTCTGCTATGTCCGGCCGTGGTCGGGCAGAGCTCTCCAAACAGTGAACTAAAGACGGCTTACATTGAAATTCTGAGTCTCGTTTACACTAAAGAGTGGGACGAGTTCTGTGAAGAAGTCGCCGTT GCATGGAGTCAGATTGGCGGGAAACAGAACGTCAAACCGCTTATCCACTGGGCCAAGGAAATGGACGCCTTGCCAGACTTGCCTGCATATATTTGGGCCAACAACGGAACGAGAATGCAAGAGTTTCTGACGCATCTTGGTTCTAAAGTTGATCTGGAGAAAAAGCTGTTCTTCAACCAGTTTCTCGATGGTATCTTCTTTCCTCCTCCAGAGATGGTTCCACCATCGTCTAGACGATGA
- the LOC134188263 gene encoding uncharacterized protein LOC134188263: MTLKGRLRVLCNTYNQMAFTIQLHTGERSRADDVEVLISLYGREEDVQDILLDRKNSVKKDQPRLFHAGQVDEFKVEHKPIGDINVIRVEIRPSSVDQEDWFLKFASVRHDSGTIYTFPCNKWFSQVKGDGRTVRNLLRGPLLEDPRKDAWSAPHFYNKILKQPLPTSTEVARKRLDEICETIRFKNWGGTVHVRRVRVFFPTAVEQVAGVIKLASIAGLKVRSTGSTHSWSMLYADIDQVLINPENMGPEDDKVVLNDCGTQVTIMANATTLELKRKQLREDFTIMSNVILDSVTYGGTVNTGCHGVGKGCPALPDMVDSLELVNDQGWLVTYSKANDGEDFMKAVSTNLGLFGFVYKMTLDVEPRQVIVKTENVFQSVRDVLTDASKLKTLAEANWSTEIFWFPYNTMVGIGNRLRGMTKKEFEQLPAPKAEEWDPLNDDCWIRLVNEDTEGNTPEDCKFYFAQALTDMLQHLGMKIITPLLSLFPQLNPYFCHISNLVLKTQPAVLYQQLPHAIHYRKFINWAPVRDMEFAFVIDDDYENIVEACQVVVTKIQERASRGSFPMNICLEMRFMSESTSLLCPAVVGQSSPNSELKTAYIEILSLVYTKEWDEFCEEVAVAWSQIGGKQNVKPLIHWAKEMDALPDLPAYLWANNGTRMQEFLTHLGSKVDLEKKLFFNQFLDGIFFPPPEMLPPSSRR, encoded by the exons ATGACTCTCAAAGGACGTCTAAGAGTTCTTTGTAATACATATAATCAG ATGGCTTTCACTATTCAATTGCATACTGGAGAGAGATCTAGAGCAGATGATGTTGAAGTTCTTATCTCATTGTATGGTCGAGAGGAAGACGTTCAGGATATCTTGTTAGACAGAAAGAATTCTGTAAAGAAGGACCAGCCACGCTTGTTTCATGCAGGACAA GTAGATGAATTCAAAGTAGAGCACAAACCGATAGGAGACATCAATGTCATAAGAGTGGAGATTCGTCCTTCTTCTGTCGATCAAGAAGACTGGTTCTTGAAGTTTGCTTCCGTTCGGCATGATTCGGGTACTATCTACACGTTCCCTTGCAACAAGTGGTTCTCACAAGTAAAAGGTGACGGACGCACTGTCCGTAACCTTCTCAgag GACCGTTGCTGGAAGATCCACGTAAAGACGCTTGGTCTGCGCCACATTTCTACAACAAGATTTTGAAACAGCCACTACCTACGAGTACGGAAGTAGCCAGAAAAAGACTGGACGAAATAT GCGAAACAATTCGTTTCAAGAACTGGGGCGGTACCGTCCACGTGAGAAGAGTCCGTGTCTTCTTCCCAACTGCTGTAGAGCAAGTCGCAGGTGTCATCAAGTTGGCATCGATTGCGGGATTGAAAGTACGCTCGACAGGCAGTACACACAGTTGGTCCATGTTGTATGCGGATATTGATCAAGTTCTCATCAATCCCGAGAATATGGGACCTGAAGACGACAAGGTTGTTCTGAATGACTGTGGTACGCAAGTGACGATCATGGCAAACGCCACCACACTGGAGCTCAAACGAAAACAGCTACGTGAAGACTTTACCATCATGTCAAACGTTATTCTTGACTCGGTCACTTATGGCGGGACCGTCAACACTGGATGTCAC GGTGTTGGCAAAGGTTGTCCAGCCTTACCTGATATGGTAGACAGTCTAGAGCTGGTCAATGATCAGGGATGGTTGGTCACTTACAGTAAAGCCAACGACGGAGAAGACTTCATGAAGGCAGTCTCAACAAATCTTGGACTGTTCGGTTTTGTTTACAAAATGACACTGGACGTTGAACCGAGACAAGTGATCGTCAAAACTGAAAACGTATTCCAATCTGTGAGAGACGTTCTGACCGATGCCAGCAAACTTAAA ACACTTGCAGAGGCCAACTGGTCGACGGAAATATTTTGGTTTCCATACAACACTATGGTCGGGATTGGAAACAGGCTGAGGGGTATGACAAAGAAAGAATTTGAACAGTTGCCTGCTCCAAAGGCAGAAGAGTGGGACCCACTCAACGACGATTGCTGGATACGGCTGGTCAACGAAGACACtg AAGGCAACACACCAGAAGATTGCAAATTTTACTTCGCACAAGCCTTGACAGACATGTTGCAACATCTGGGCATGAAGATAATTACTCCACTGCTATCCCTATTTCCACAGCTCAATCCTTACTTCTGCCACATCAGCAACCTTGTGCTCAAAACACAACCTGCAGT ACTTTACCAACAGCTGCCCCATGCTATTCACTACAGGAAGTTTATCAATTGGGCTCCAGTGCGTGACATGGAGTTTGCATTTGTGATCGACGACGATTATGAAAACATTGTTGAAGCTTGTCAA GTTGTAGTGACAAAGATACAGGAGCGCGCGTCACGAGGCAGCTTTCCCATGAATATTTGCTTGGAAATGAGGTTCATGAGTGAAAGCACCAGCCTGCTATGTCCGGCCGTTGTCGGGCAAAGCTCTCCAAACAGTGAACTAAAGACGGCTTACATTGAAATTCTGAGTCTCGTTTACACTAAAGAGTGGGACGAGTTCTGTGAAGAAGTCGCCGTC GCATGGAGTCAGATTGGCGGGAAACAGAACGTCAAACCGCTTATCCACTGGGCCAAGGAAATGGACGCCTTGCCAGACTTGCCTGCATATCTATGGGCCAATAACGGAACGAGAATGCAAGAGTTTCTGACTCATCTTGGTTCTAAAGTTGATCTGGAGAAAAAGCTGTTCTTCAACCAGTTTCTCGATGGTATCTTCTTTCCTCCTCCAGAGATGCTGCCGCCATCGTCTAGACGATGA